The DNA segment aAGTACATTCAATGGGCCTATAAAGTATTGATGCtactgttaaaattattttctgtttttttttagatgtgaatatttcataaataatttctaaacctttgaaatgttttatgaacacATGGCCTTGACcttctaaaaagtaaaaaaaaaaaaaagagtaaaacattCTAAATAAAGTTTCCAAAGTCTTACGCTGTAATATGAAAATACATTCCTGTACAATCAGAAAGTCTACTAAAATAAAGGCAAAGCAAATTctgataaagtgtttttatttctttttttataggCTATATTTATATTAAGTGAAGCACAGCAAATACCATTATGCtccacttgtgaaagtaaaACTGTTCAACTCCTTTTTGGCACTCAGACACAGTTCTGCTTGTTACACTGCTTGGACAGGACATGcgggaagaaaaagaaaaacaaaactgtttacaATTCAACTCAGTTCATTTATACGCCGCCAGCCCACTACAAATGTCTCAATTTTCTCATAACTTCATAAAAACTCCGGTACATGccttgaacacaccatccccatgGTGACACTTTGAGGCAGCAGCGTCTTGCTGTGAGGATGCTTTTCCTCTGCAAGGGACAGAAATACGGATATGACTAGAAGAGATTGTTTGTGAttgttatgtgacaaaatgtgaaaatgttagaGCAATACTTCTTCCCAGGCGCACCGTAGGAGTCATGTTGCTGTAGATAAATCATCTAACCACTAGGCACAGCAAGTTTATTTAGGAATAAAACACCGAGGTTTCATGAACACCGCGGCATTTTTAAACTTCGCTCACGTGCCTCTGTGTTGTCCCGCAGGTTCAAGGACCCGGTGGGAGTGGGCACCGGCACCGCCGTAATGTTGGCCGTTTTTCTGCTCTCAGCTTATGTCAGAGAACTGCCACCTCTTGTCGGCTTGAAGAGATGGAGTCCCTTAACGTTTTTGATAATCGACATTATAGTCGTTCACTTTGTGGCTAAAGCGTTTGTAAGTGTCAGGACATTTTCGTCAGCAACCGCTATATCCCTGGCCGGTAAGTTCACTGTGTTGTCTTTGTCTTTATAAAGTaggggtttgtttgtttttttaacatatttgttaaaactgtctccATTTGGTGACAATATGTGATGAGACacataatctgaaaaaaaaaataaaatcccctccaaaaacaaccagtcagagccaagAGGCGTTACTTAGTGCTGTCTATCATCTtcatgtactcactgctaaatgtgctaatggctaatgctgtttctccaggttcagaaacagcttttttcccacttgccatcagactgctgaactcttaactggactgcactctaaaactggtctccacttcatgtacatagctaaataacttctattttactgtcattcctgcactttatatttaatatttatatttatttatattttatattgtattttatttattctgagtaacctcattggaacctcaaaacattgtcctgagccgtatgcaacgaaatttcgttatgtatacacccctgtgcatacaaaatgacaataaagtctgtctaagtctaagtctaagtggATGAGCAGCATGACAAAAAATTGCGATATGCctctgggctctgattggttgtttttagttagCAATGGGAAAAGGTAGAGGAACTAAATTTTTACTTAGATTATCTGTTTCaacaaatttctaaaaaaaaaaatcaaataaaattacaaaagttacatacaGTATCTTGAATTAGACCAGGTTTAAATTGATTATAAATGATTAATGaattatatttttgctaaattgcaAACATTAGCATTTGCCTTTCCCTCTACAGTGACTGTTTCACATGCTTCCCTTTGCAACCGCAATGTGAACAAGGTGGCGTGCATTAAAGAAGCTCAGGAGCTGAAGGGAACACCGATGGGCTTTTTGCTAAGGGCTCGCGGGAAACAAATGGAAACGAACAACTGAAGGAGACAGAATGATTGAAAAACGCATTTCTTTTCCcccagacaaaacaaaaatgcttccTCTGTGCTTATTAACCTTTGTAAGGTTTCTCTCTTGATATTAAGGAACCGACTGTAACTGACAAACTTTGCTAATGAATGTTTTCCACGGCTCTGAGGAGCGTCTCTCTGTCCTGCACTAAATCTGTTGTGTGCACCACAGCTACAGGCTTCTTGGTTAATAAATCTACTTTAATCTGTACATGTCGGTGCTTGAGGCTGACCTGTCTTGACGTTACAATGTGTTGCAAttcttttgaaacacttttaGAAAATACTAGCTTAAGATTTATTCATGACGTAAAGGCTTGATATCTCGTCTTACACATATTCCTTTTAAATTCTATCATTAGCAATTGAATCAACGCAGAACACTAAAATGCCTCACTTTATGAGAtgatattttggtttatttttgatcCCTCTGCCTTTTTCAAAgactttcctttttaaatgtgaagATTTGTTGGCAAATTGGAGGAATTCCACTCACATGTTCTAAAATGATCACGTTTTGATATTGAATTATTGTTCAACAAGGGTCTGAGAGGTGAAGTGCC comes from the Gambusia affinis linkage group LG07, SWU_Gaff_1.0, whole genome shotgun sequence genome and includes:
- the LOC122833730 gene encoding PRA1 family protein 3-like; amino-acid sequence: MPPFRQWGELFPGWKIPTDSADFHYRLISNLLYYQTNYLVLSTAVYIIAGFKDPVGVGTGTAVMLAVFLLSAYVRELPPLVGLKRWSPLTFLIIDIIVVHFVAKAFVSVRTFSSATAISLAVTVSHASLCNRNVNKVACIKEAQELKGTPMGFLLRARGKQMETNN